AGGTCACCTTTTTGTCGTCGGCCGCCACGATGTCGCCGTCGGGTACGGAAGACGACAGGAAGCTCGTCGGCAGGGGCAACGGATCTTCGACAACGATGGCCGCCTGGGTCGAAAGCAGGCGGAGGCCGGCCGCTTTGTTATAGCTCGGAATCAGGTCGTTGGCCACCTGGTAAGAGCTATACATACGAAAGGAAGGAAAATAGCTCATCAGGTCGCCGTTGTGAAACGACTTCTGGTTGAGCACCGGCGTGTTCTTCAGGGTGAACAGCCCCAGGCCGCAGTCGTAGTAGGGCTCCGTGCTGCCGTCGCCGAGGTGCTGGGAGCCGGGCGTCTGCATCAGCACCGAGGCCAGCGGGTAGGTGGTGGTGATGGTGCCGGCAAGCGCCAGGGTGCCGGTCGACACGGTGGGAATGAAGGTGGGGGCCTGCGGGGTACTCTCGTCGTCGGAGGGCCACAAAAAGCCAATGACGCTACCCAGAATGCCAAACGCAATGTTGGCGCCGCCCGCTATTTCCGCTATTTTCTTGATGGTGCCGGGCAGCTTGGAGCCTTCCCCGGCCAGCTTGATAATCTGGTCGGCCACTTTCAGCTTCGTCGAGCTGGCCGTGGAGCCCACCGCGAAGAGGTCTTTGGCCTTCTGGGCTTTTTGGGCGGCCTGCTCCAGGAACTTGTCGACGTCCTTCTTGGACACCTTGCCCAGCACCTTCTGCCCCTGCACCAGGAAGTTCTTGACGCCGGTAGCCGGGTTGTTGTTGGTCGGGGCCTGTACGTCGCTTACGATGGCCGACTTCTTGCCCGTTACGCCGTAGCCTTCCTGAGCATCGGTTTTCCACTCCATCGAGCCTTTGAGGTCGACGGTGCTCCTGGTAATGCCTTGCAGCTCAAACCGCAAAGCGCTGCCCCGATACACGCTGCTGCCAATCATGGGGTCGTAGCCCATGTTGAATTCGCCCATGACCCAGCAGCTGACGGCCGGCATTTCGGCCACGTAGGTCATTACCTCCGCGCCGCCCGCCGTGCCCTGCTGGTACGTGTCGCTGCTTTTCAGCAGGTTGTTGGCCAGTGTAGAGACAGAGGAAATACGGCTGCTGCCCACGGGGGTGTTCGTCATCGAAATCAGCGCCCCGTTGGTGTAGGTGCCCTGACTGTTGTCCATGTAGAAGAACACCCGGATGACGCTCGTATACTTGTTGTAAAGGGCAAAATACGGCGTCTGAATGGCCGTTTGGGCGCCAAAGTCCATGCGGAGCAGCTCCCACCCTTTTTCCCGGGTATAGTCCTTGTCGATCTGCAGCTCCAGGGCGCTGGTCGTCGCGGGCTTTACCCAGGGCGCGTTTACGGCCGCTATGCCCGTATTAGGGCGCCGCACGGTCCAGTTGCGGCAATAGTCGGCGTGCGAGGGCGCTACCGTCCAGTCCCACTGCGAGAACTGGGTGACCATCTGGCCTAAGGCAATAGTAGGGCATTGCTGCTGGGCCTGGGCCTGCGGCCGGCCGCCCGCCAGCAACAACAGCAGCAGCGCGGGGGCTAGTTTAGTACGAAACCTCATCGGAATGTTGACTATGTGATGACTGGTGTCCGAAATATTATTGCTTGCCAGCTTGCTGGGCGCTCAGGGCTTCCAGCTTCTTGTCCATCTCGATCAGGTGCAGGGTCAGCTCCTCCACTTTCTTGAGCAGCAGCACGTTCATTTCGCCCAGGTTCACGCCGTTGGCCGTCACCTCGGCCGTGGTCGGGATTTCGGGCAGGTGCTGGTTTTTCTGCACGTAGGCTTCCAGCTCGCGCAGGGGCGTGAGCTTGTAGCCTTTGGCAAACACGTAGTCGGCCCAGTTCGTGGGGTTGTCGGCCAGGATGTAGAGCGAGTTAGCCGTGATTTTGCCGTACACCGAGAGCTTGGCATCCTGGTGCATGCCCTGGGCGGTTTTGTCGCCGAGCTGCAGCATGCCCGAGGGGTGCAGCCGCATCTTGATGAAGGAAGGCATGCTGACGTCGGACAGGATACGCCCGCCGCCGGCTGGGTTGTTGTCGGGCACGGCCAAAAACGCCAGGGTGCCGTTATTCAGGCCCACGATGCCGCCCGCGCCGTTGCTGGTGCCGTCCGAGTCGGTGCGCCAGTCGCTGTTCCACAGGCCGCTTTTGTTGAGGTTGAAGCCGATGTAGGACGTGCTCCACAGGTTGGTGGAAAAAGCCGAGCCCAGCGTGAGCGACATGTGCGAGTTGGGCGCGTAGGTTTTCAGCTCCTGGGCCTGGGCGGCAGAGGTCACGCCGGCTACTGTGGCGGCAACGAGTAAGGGGCGGAGTAGGTGTTTCAGCTTCATAAGGCAACCAGTAGATGAGAAAGGGCGGTTTGCAACAGACCGATTGGGGATAGAGGTATGCCGTAAAGATTAGGGCGAAGCGCAGGGCCGGAAAGTTTATTACACCAACACCCCGTTTCGGGTGATAAACCGGCGACCCGAAACCCAGGGCCCGGAAACGGCAATGCGCCTGACGCACGAGGAATACTCGTGGGCCAGGCGCATTGGGCGGGTGGTCGGGTAGTAAGTTCTACGGCTTAGCCGTAGGGCGACTTAGCAGCGCATCGGGTTACTGGTCGATGGCCGTGTCGGTGGCGTTGGGGTCGGTCAGCTCGGCGTTGGTCTGGGTGGTGGCACCTACTTTCGAAGGGTCGGGCTGCACCTGCTCCATCTGGCCCATGCCGACGCGCGAGTTGGGGTTCTGCATTTCGTCCCGGCCGCGGCGGTCGTCGGCGTCCAGCTCGTCGGCGGGTGATGCCACGCGGCGCTGGTCGAGGTCGTCGTCGGAGGGCAAGTCCTGGTTGGGGCGCTGGTCGGCACCTTCGTCGGCGGTGCGGATGTTGTCGGCGGGGTGGTCGGGGCGGTCAGCGTCTTCGTTGACCGACACGGCCGTGCTGCCGTTGCCGCTGTCGGTGCCGAAGCCTTCCTTGCCGTCGCGGTTGCCGAAGCCGCCGCGGGCCGCTTCGTTCTTGGGCGGATCAGCGCCGGGAATGATGTGGCCGGCCTGAAACTCCTCGTTGGTGGTGTCGTCGTTGATGACCCGCACGGGGCGGTCATTGGGGTCAATAGCCATAAGGGTCGGTTGGTTAAGGGGAAGATCGGGTGGTAGGGAAGTGTACTAGGTTTCCCGGCCCAGGGTTGTGCTTTGTGCTGCCGCAAATCGGTGTAAACTGCGGGTGCTATGATAAATTCCATTTTCTCCCCTTCCCCGCCCGAACTGCCGGCTCTGGTGGCCGACCTCGAAGCGGGCCAGTCGTTTAAATACCTGTATTTCTGGGGCCACACCGGCAGCGCGGGCAGCGTCGGCAAGGAGTGCTTCAGCCAATGGTACCCGGCGGCTTTCCAGCTCGCCGACCACCGCTACGCCACTGCCGAGCACTACATGATGGCCGAAAAAGCCCGCCTCTTCGGCGACGAAGCTACCCGGGCCGCCGTT
This window of the Hymenobacter aquaticus genome carries:
- a CDS encoding T9SS type A sorting domain-containing protein — its product is MRFRTKLAPALLLLLLAGGRPQAQAQQQCPTIALGQMVTQFSQWDWTVAPSHADYCRNWTVRRPNTGIAAVNAPWVKPATTSALELQIDKDYTREKGWELLRMDFGAQTAIQTPYFALYNKYTSVIRVFFYMDNSQGTYTNGALISMTNTPVGSSRISSVSTLANNLLKSSDTYQQGTAGGAEVMTYVAEMPAVSCWVMGEFNMGYDPMIGSSVYRGSALRFELQGITRSTVDLKGSMEWKTDAQEGYGVTGKKSAIVSDVQAPTNNNPATGVKNFLVQGQKVLGKVSKKDVDKFLEQAAQKAQKAKDLFAVGSTASSTKLKVADQIIKLAGEGSKLPGTIKKIAEIAGGANIAFGILGSVIGFLWPSDDESTPQAPTFIPTVSTGTLALAGTITTTYPLASVLMQTPGSQHLGDGSTEPYYDCGLGLFTLKNTPVLNQKSFHNGDLMSYFPSFRMYSSYQVANDLIPSYNKAAGLRLLSTQAAIVVEDPLPLPTSFLSSSVPDGDIVAADDKKVTYQSEFVDLSCFKNMTLTTNERLGAAGYRVFVRVKAILQRENAPLLPPIYFVQDYEVQVNQNAAATNPGFDPNSNYTVAPYSNIPEPLNSGYEHYAREGVNAVPVLTYDGYLSEGKFEFPFPTVTIGTTVFPGSAPGAVMAFDHPQTTTTSYIMASEGAIFGPGFSVARGTSFVATTSLLAYRNQLFCGGPVVPDPTVVPCAYNSAAWRAPTALSQVEAKASGPQLSVYPNPSTGEVTVVTDGTGENAALEVYDSFGRQIQRIPQLPAGKREQKVNLSGLAPGIYIIRLQLRGNSLSQKVVLQ